In Streptomyces sp. NBC_00448, the following are encoded in one genomic region:
- a CDS encoding SDR family oxidoreductase yields MSGSSLDGRVVVVTGAARGVGELLARKLAARGARLALVGLEPDELKNVAASLGGEAASWTADVTDRAAMAEVAADVRARFGRIDVAVANAGVATGGPFLESDPDAFDRVIQVNLLGSVSTARAFLPALVDSHGYFLQIASLAAITPAPLMAAYCASKSGVEAFAHSLRAEMGPKGVKVGVGYLSWTDTDMVRGADEDDALRAMRARLPWPTNRTYPLEPAVERIVAGIVRRSPHVYAQWWLRGMQPVRGYLPSVIGGALGQREMRRAAPALARAAGVRRGLVGRGGAADESARTSANHAP; encoded by the coding sequence ATGAGCGGATCATCGTTGGACGGCCGGGTCGTGGTGGTCACGGGTGCGGCTCGCGGTGTCGGTGAGCTGCTCGCCCGCAAACTCGCCGCGCGCGGCGCCCGGCTGGCCCTGGTCGGCCTCGAACCCGATGAACTGAAGAACGTCGCCGCGTCGCTGGGCGGCGAGGCGGCCAGTTGGACCGCCGACGTCACCGACCGGGCGGCGATGGCCGAGGTGGCCGCCGACGTGCGCGCGCGCTTCGGGAGGATCGACGTCGCCGTCGCCAACGCCGGTGTCGCCACCGGCGGGCCGTTCCTCGAATCGGACCCCGACGCCTTCGATCGGGTGATCCAGGTCAACCTGCTGGGCAGCGTCTCGACCGCAAGGGCGTTCCTGCCGGCGCTCGTTGACTCGCACGGCTATTTTCTACAGATCGCATCGCTGGCCGCGATCACCCCCGCGCCCCTGATGGCCGCGTACTGCGCGAGCAAGTCGGGTGTCGAGGCGTTCGCGCACAGCCTGCGCGCCGAGATGGGCCCCAAGGGCGTCAAGGTGGGCGTCGGCTACCTCAGTTGGACCGACACCGACATGGTGCGCGGCGCCGACGAGGACGACGCGCTGCGGGCCATGCGCGCGCGACTGCCGTGGCCGACCAACCGAACGTACCCGCTGGAACCGGCGGTCGAGCGGATCGTCGCCGGGATCGTACGACGATCGCCTCATGTGTACGCGCAGTGGTGGCTGCGCGGCATGCAGCCGGTGCGCGGCTACCTGCCGTCGGTCATCGGCGGCGCGCTGGGGCAGCGGGAGATGCGCCGGGCCGCGCCGGCACTGGCCCGGGCGGCCGGGGTGCG
- a CDS encoding alpha/beta fold hydrolase, with amino-acid sequence MTATYEAVQPRRALTAVSADGTRLNVEKYGRTDAPTVVLVHGWTCSTLFWAPMVRALSSDFRLIAYDQRGHGLSAAPATRKGYSTAIMADDLQAVLEAVLPEGERALLVGHSMGGMTIMAAAERQFVRDRTAAVLLVSTGASRLIGSTQVLPPRLSARWLRRVLHRQILVSSLPLGPVTPMAKAVLKYGVMGPDSTPEQVDFCARIVHACRARPRSAWGKVQAVLDLDAEVAVLTAPTAVVVGTVDKLTPKVHSHRIAAALPHCVGLTELPGRGHMTPVEDTPAVEALIRTLAADHLARGDAGSEGTTSGGAATAGEQEKSA; translated from the coding sequence ATGACCGCGACATACGAGGCTGTGCAGCCGCGCAGGGCGCTGACCGCGGTCTCCGCGGACGGCACGCGCCTGAACGTGGAGAAGTACGGCCGCACCGACGCTCCGACAGTCGTACTGGTGCATGGGTGGACGTGCTCGACGCTGTTCTGGGCGCCGATGGTGCGGGCCCTGTCATCGGATTTCCGGTTGATCGCCTACGACCAGCGCGGCCATGGTCTGAGTGCGGCGCCCGCCACCCGCAAGGGTTACAGCACGGCCATAATGGCCGATGATCTGCAGGCCGTACTGGAGGCCGTGCTGCCCGAGGGTGAACGCGCGCTGCTCGTCGGTCACTCCATGGGCGGTATGACGATCATGGCGGCCGCCGAACGGCAGTTCGTGCGCGACCGTACCGCCGCCGTGCTGCTGGTGAGTACCGGAGCCAGCCGGCTGATCGGGTCGACGCAGGTGCTGCCGCCGCGACTGAGCGCCCGGTGGCTGCGGCGGGTGCTGCACCGCCAGATCCTCGTCTCGAGCCTGCCGCTGGGCCCGGTCACGCCGATGGCCAAGGCGGTGTTGAAGTACGGGGTGATGGGCCCGGATTCGACACCCGAACAGGTGGATTTCTGCGCTCGGATCGTGCACGCCTGCCGGGCGCGGCCGCGTTCCGCGTGGGGCAAGGTGCAGGCCGTCCTGGACCTGGACGCCGAAGTGGCCGTGCTCACCGCGCCCACCGCGGTCGTCGTCGGAACAGTCGACAAATTGACTCCCAAGGTGCACTCGCACCGCATCGCCGCTGCGCTGCCGCACTGCGTCGGACTGACCGAACTGCCCGGCCGCGGTCACATGACGCCGGTCGAGGACACGCCCGCCGTCGAGGCGCTGATACGCACCCTGGCGGCTGATCATCTGGCGCGGGGTGACGCGGGATCGGAAGGTACGACAAGCGGTGGGGCCGCGACGGCCGGCGAACAGGAGAAGAGCGCATGA
- a CDS encoding flavin-containing monooxygenase: protein MDDDIEHVRVAVIGSGFGGLGAAVRLRREGITDFVILERADAVGGTWRDNSYPGCACDVPSHLYSFSFAPNPDWPRAFSGQEHIRAYLERVADTFGLRPHLRFGAEVLQARWNAEARHWHLTTAVGELTADVVVSATGPLSDPKIPDVPGIEDFPGRVFHSSRWEHDFDLKGKRVAMVGTGASAIQIVPSIQPEVGKLTVIQRTPPWVMPRVDRPIGSAERWLHGTVPGTAKLRRGALWLIREFQVGAFVKQPKLMKAAERIARGHLRRSVKDPGLRARLTPDYTIGCKRILLSNTYYPALSQPNTEVVTSALSEVRGSSVVTADGTEREVDAIIFGTGFHVTDMPIGDRVIGSDGRSLSEHWKSGMAALRGCAVDGFPNLLFIIGPNTGLGNSSMILMIESSLNYVADYLRTLERSGAAALDAKPAAVAAWNEEMQRRASRTVWNTGGCKSWYLDANGRNTTAWPGTTAEFRRATRQLKLSEYNLLAPAGQSSVESVTGPAAKVAS from the coding sequence ATGGACGACGACATCGAACACGTGCGGGTGGCGGTGATCGGGTCCGGCTTCGGCGGCCTAGGGGCCGCGGTGAGGCTGCGGCGGGAAGGGATCACCGACTTCGTGATCCTCGAGCGCGCGGATGCGGTCGGCGGCACCTGGCGCGACAACAGCTACCCGGGCTGCGCCTGCGACGTGCCCTCCCACCTCTACTCGTTCTCGTTCGCACCGAACCCCGACTGGCCGCGCGCCTTCTCCGGCCAGGAGCACATCCGCGCGTACCTCGAACGGGTCGCCGACACCTTCGGGTTGCGGCCGCACCTGCGCTTCGGCGCCGAGGTGCTCCAGGCGCGCTGGAACGCCGAGGCGCGGCACTGGCATCTGACGACGGCCGTCGGCGAACTGACCGCCGATGTGGTGGTCTCCGCGACCGGGCCGCTGTCCGACCCGAAGATCCCGGACGTGCCGGGGATCGAGGACTTTCCTGGGCGGGTGTTCCACTCCTCGCGCTGGGAGCACGACTTCGACCTCAAGGGCAAGCGCGTCGCCATGGTAGGCACCGGGGCGTCGGCGATCCAGATCGTGCCGTCGATCCAGCCGGAGGTCGGGAAGCTGACGGTCATCCAGCGCACCCCGCCGTGGGTGATGCCACGGGTGGACCGGCCGATAGGCTCGGCGGAGCGGTGGTTGCACGGCACTGTGCCCGGCACCGCGAAGTTGCGGCGCGGCGCGCTGTGGCTGATCCGGGAGTTCCAGGTCGGCGCGTTCGTCAAGCAGCCGAAACTGATGAAGGCGGCCGAGCGGATCGCACGCGGCCACCTGAGGCGGTCCGTCAAGGACCCTGGGCTGCGGGCTCGCCTCACACCGGACTACACCATCGGATGCAAGCGCATTCTGTTGTCCAACACCTACTATCCGGCGCTCTCGCAACCCAACACCGAGGTCGTCACCTCGGCGCTCAGCGAGGTGCGCGGCTCATCGGTGGTGACGGCTGACGGTACCGAGCGCGAGGTCGACGCGATCATCTTCGGCACCGGGTTCCATGTCACCGACATGCCGATCGGCGATCGGGTCATCGGATCGGACGGCCGCAGTCTCAGCGAGCACTGGAAGAGCGGCATGGCTGCGCTGCGCGGCTGCGCCGTCGACGGCTTCCCGAATCTTCTGTTCATCATCGGACCGAACACCGGCCTCGGGAACAGCTCGATGATCCTGATGATCGAATCATCACTCAACTATGTCGCCGACTACCTGCGCACCCTGGAGCGTTCCGGTGCCGCGGCCTTGGACGCCAAGCCGGCGGCGGTCGCCGCGTGGAACGAGGAGATGCAGCGCCGCGCCTCGCGCACCGTGTGGAACACCGGCGGCTGCAAGAGCTGGTACCTGGACGCCAACGGCCGCAACACCACGGCGTGGCCCGGCACCACCGCCGAGTTCCGGCGCGCCACCAGGCAGTTGAAGCTCTCCGAATACAACCTGCTGGCCCCCGCGGGCCAGTCGTCCGTCGAGTCCGTGACCGGGCCGGCCGCAAAGGTGGCGTCATGA
- a CDS encoding MerR family transcriptional regulator — MDDNATVPREYRVEELAEAAGIPVRTLRFYRERRLLPPPRREGRIAWYSEDHLARLRTISALLERGHTLGGIAELIAAWEQGRTLDGVAELLGLEGALAIPWSEETPVRLSPQELADYFGEDISPENLTDSLEIGYIAVDGEQVVHVSRRLLDASAALVREGVPLSAVLAAGREVRNHVDAMADLFTQVIKSHVMGDLTGLTPGDAHRIAESLHRLRPLAKNIVDAEMSLAMDRKVRAEIDTWMRSHTDPPPATHGDAPGTAHDHDADATPGPAGDERPQRPCPPPLTPEP, encoded by the coding sequence GTGGACGACAACGCGACCGTGCCGCGCGAGTACCGCGTCGAGGAACTGGCCGAAGCAGCCGGCATCCCCGTCAGGACACTGCGGTTCTACCGCGAAAGGCGCCTGCTCCCGCCCCCGCGCCGCGAAGGACGGATCGCGTGGTATTCCGAGGACCACCTCGCGCGGCTGCGCACCATCTCCGCCCTCCTGGAGCGCGGCCACACCCTGGGCGGCATCGCCGAGCTGATCGCGGCCTGGGAACAGGGCCGCACCCTCGACGGTGTCGCCGAACTGCTCGGACTGGAAGGCGCACTCGCCATCCCCTGGTCCGAGGAGACCCCGGTAAGGCTCAGCCCCCAGGAGCTCGCCGATTACTTCGGCGAGGACATAAGCCCCGAGAACCTCACCGACTCCCTGGAGATCGGCTACATCGCGGTCGACGGCGAGCAGGTCGTGCACGTCAGCCGCCGCCTGCTGGACGCCTCCGCCGCGCTCGTGCGCGAAGGCGTGCCGCTGTCCGCGGTCCTGGCCGCGGGCCGGGAGGTACGCAACCACGTCGACGCGATGGCCGACCTGTTCACCCAGGTCATCAAGTCCCACGTCATGGGCGACCTGACCGGGCTGACACCCGGCGACGCCCACCGGATCGCCGAGTCCCTGCACCGGCTGCGCCCGCTGGCCAAGAACATCGTCGACGCGGAGATGTCACTCGCCATGGACCGCAAGGTGCGCGCCGAGATCGACACCTGGATGCGAAGCCACACAGACCCTCCCCCCGCCACCCATGGCGACGCCCCCGGCACCGCGCACGACCACGACGCCGACGCGACTCCCGGCCCCGCCGGCGACGAGCGGCCGCAGCGGCCGTGCCCGCCTCCCCTCACGCCGGAACCCTGA
- a CDS encoding DUF2630 family protein, whose amino-acid sequence MQQPQDANAEHAILGRISAMVSDEKALRDLLAGGDDEGGDQRERLAALERELDQCWDLLRQRRALSEAGEDPGGARVRPSSTVEGYRS is encoded by the coding sequence GTGCAACAGCCTCAAGACGCCAACGCCGAACATGCCATCCTGGGTCGCATCAGTGCGATGGTCTCCGACGAGAAGGCCCTGCGGGACCTGCTCGCGGGAGGCGACGACGAGGGTGGCGACCAGCGCGAACGCCTCGCCGCCCTGGAGCGCGAACTCGACCAGTGCTGGGACCTGCTGCGCCAGCGCCGCGCCCTGTCCGAGGCCGGCGAGGACCCGGGAGGCGCCCGCGTACGGCCCTCCTCGACCGTTGAGGGCTACCGTTCGTGA
- a CDS encoding GNAT family N-acetyltransferase — protein MSPTPDDLTVVDAPAAQRYEARTDGDLAGFAAYLRGDVLIAFVHTEVQEGYEGRGIGSALARAALDDARARGLGVLAICPFIDEWISKHPDYEDLRYAPDSKVTD, from the coding sequence GTGAGCCCCACCCCCGACGACCTCACCGTCGTCGACGCCCCCGCCGCGCAGCGCTACGAAGCCCGCACGGACGGCGACCTGGCGGGCTTCGCCGCCTACCTGCGTGGCGACGTGCTGATCGCGTTCGTCCACACCGAGGTGCAGGAGGGCTACGAAGGCCGCGGAATCGGCTCGGCGCTGGCCCGCGCCGCCCTCGACGACGCCCGTGCCCGCGGGCTCGGCGTCCTGGCGATCTGCCCCTTCATCGACGAGTGGATCAGCAAGCACCCCGATTACGAGGACCTGCGCTACGCACCTGACAGCAAGGTGACGGACTAG
- a CDS encoding AlkA N-terminal domain-containing protein, translated as MHTDFDACVRAVQSKDSRFDGWFFTAVLTTRIYCRPSCPVVPPKVENMTFYPSAAAAQQAGFRACKRCRPDASPGSPQWNERADLVARAVRLIGDGVVDREGVPGLASRLGYSARQVERQLLAELGTGPLALARAQRAQTARLLIETTSMPMGEVAFAAGFASIRTFNDTVREVFALAPGDLRARVAKGRPAAAVGSIALRLPFRRPLNPDNLFGHLAATAVPGVEEWRGGAYRRTLRLPNGPGTVSLRPGPDHVGCRLSLTDWRDLGQAISRCRRLLDLDADPLAVDALLSCDPVLAPLVAKAPGRRVPRVADGPEFAVRAVLGQQISTSAARTHAGRLVAAYGEPVADPSGGLTRLFPSPETLIERAPASLAMPQTRKDTLAALLRALVDGELDLDVGSDWQRARARLTALPGFGPWTVETIAMRALGDPDAFLPTDLGVRYAARDLGLPTTPAALTRHAAAWQPWRAYATQYLWATGDHPINVLPDDDHPAVKPSDDRATSVPEGTAP; from the coding sequence GTGCATACGGACTTCGACGCCTGCGTGCGGGCCGTGCAGTCGAAGGACTCCCGTTTCGACGGGTGGTTCTTCACCGCGGTGCTGACCACGCGTATCTACTGCCGGCCGAGCTGCCCGGTCGTGCCGCCGAAGGTCGAGAACATGACCTTCTACCCGAGCGCGGCAGCCGCCCAGCAGGCCGGGTTCCGTGCCTGCAAGCGATGCCGCCCCGACGCCAGCCCCGGCTCGCCGCAGTGGAACGAGCGCGCCGACCTCGTGGCCCGGGCCGTGCGGCTGATCGGCGACGGCGTGGTCGACCGGGAGGGCGTACCGGGCCTGGCATCCCGGCTCGGCTACAGCGCGCGGCAAGTCGAGCGCCAGCTGCTCGCCGAACTGGGCACCGGGCCCCTGGCACTGGCCAGGGCCCAGCGCGCGCAGACGGCGCGGCTGCTCATCGAGACGACCTCCATGCCGATGGGCGAGGTGGCGTTCGCGGCCGGTTTCGCCAGCATCCGCACCTTCAACGACACCGTGCGGGAGGTGTTCGCCCTGGCCCCGGGCGACTTGCGCGCCAGGGTCGCCAAGGGCCGCCCGGCCGCCGCCGTGGGCTCGATAGCGCTGCGGCTGCCGTTCCGCCGCCCGCTCAACCCGGACAACCTCTTCGGCCACCTCGCGGCCACCGCCGTCCCAGGTGTCGAGGAGTGGCGCGGCGGCGCGTACCGGCGCACGCTGCGGCTGCCCAACGGCCCCGGCACGGTGTCGCTGCGACCGGGACCGGACCACGTCGGCTGCCGGCTGTCGCTGACCGACTGGCGTGACCTGGGGCAGGCGATCAGCCGCTGCCGGCGCCTGCTGGACCTGGACGCCGACCCGCTCGCCGTGGACGCGCTCCTGTCCTGCGACCCGGTGCTGGCGCCCCTGGTGGCCAAAGCACCGGGACGCAGGGTGCCGCGGGTCGCCGACGGGCCGGAGTTCGCAGTGCGCGCGGTGCTCGGCCAGCAGATCTCGACGTCCGCGGCGCGCACCCACGCGGGGCGCCTGGTGGCGGCGTACGGGGAGCCCGTCGCGGACCCGAGCGGCGGCCTCACCCGCCTGTTCCCCTCGCCTGAGACGCTCATCGAGCGCGCCCCCGCGTCACTGGCGATGCCGCAGACCCGCAAGGACACCCTCGCAGCGCTGCTGCGCGCCCTGGTGGACGGCGAACTCGACCTGGACGTCGGCAGCGACTGGCAGCGCGCCAGGGCCCGGCTCACGGCCCTTCCAGGCTTCGGGCCGTGGACCGTGGAGACCATCGCCATGCGCGCGCTCGGCGACCCGGACGCGTTCCTGCCCACCGACCTCGGTGTCAGATACGCGGCCCGCGACCTCGGCCTGCCCACCACCCCGGCCGCGCTGACCCGTCACGCCGCCGCCTGGCAGCCCTGGCGCGCATACGCGACGCAGTACCTGTGGGCGACGGGCGATCATCCGATCAACGTGCTCCCGGACGACGACCACCCGGCCGTCAAACCCTCCGACGACCGCGCCACTTCAGTTCCGGAAGGCACCGCACCATGA
- a CDS encoding methylated-DNA--[protein]-cysteine S-methyltransferase, producing MSTMTTTRKASAVHTVVDSPCGPLTLVAREGELSGLYMTDQRHLPPLASFGPRAGLPAFDRAQEQLAAYFDGELSSFDLALHMFGTPFQKRVWAALCDIPYGETVTYGELAAEMGRPSASRAVGLANGKNPIGIIVPCHRVVGADGSLTGYGGGLARKQWLLDLERGAHQPTLT from the coding sequence ATGAGCACCATGACGACGACCAGGAAGGCGTCGGCCGTCCACACCGTGGTCGACAGCCCTTGCGGCCCCCTCACGCTGGTCGCCCGGGAGGGTGAACTCAGCGGCCTCTACATGACCGACCAGCGGCACCTCCCGCCCCTGGCGAGCTTCGGCCCGCGCGCCGGCCTGCCCGCCTTCGACCGCGCCCAGGAACAACTCGCCGCCTACTTTGACGGCGAACTCAGCTCTTTCGACCTCGCCCTGCACATGTTCGGCACGCCGTTCCAGAAGCGCGTGTGGGCGGCACTGTGCGACATCCCGTACGGCGAGACCGTCACCTACGGCGAACTCGCCGCGGAGATGGGGCGCCCCAGCGCCTCCCGCGCGGTCGGCCTGGCCAACGGCAAGAACCCGATCGGCATCATCGTCCCCTGCCACCGTGTCGTCGGCGCCGACGGCAGCCTCACCGGATACGGCGGCGGCCTCGCCCGCAAGCAGTGGCTGCTCGACCTCGAACGCGGTGCACATCAACCGACCCTGACGTGA
- a CDS encoding MMPL family transporter produces MATFLYKLGRFSFRQRRYVVLLWVALLALAGVGAATARSAPADNFTVPGTEAQQAFDLLHERFPGTNADGASARMVFQAPNGQKITAGPNKAAVEKVVTDLKNSPQKATVADPFTADAVSKDGTTAYASVSYVAKSTEVTDATHTAIEDAAQHGRDAGLTVETGGTALQASPETGNSEVIGVGIAAVVLLITFSSLVAAGLPLLTAIMGVGVGIASITALATTLGLSSTSSTLASMIGLAVGIDYALFIVSRHRHELMEGRDGEDAAGRAVGTAGSAVVFAGLTVLIALAGLAVVNIPMLTKMGLAAAATVALAVLIALTLIPALLGFAGPKVLTRKVRKGRAKPTDKPNMGTRWARLVVRRRVPFLVAAVVALGLAAIPMSRMELGLPDDGSQPVSTTQRKAYDMLSDGFGPGFNGPLTVVVDAAHSKQPKSAAQDVKRTIAGFADVKTVTGPAFNPKGDTATLTVVPASKPSSTQTEDLVHTIRGHAGDFTDSTGAKVLVTGTTAMNIDVSQRLNDALLPYLALVVGLAFLLLMVVFRSVLVPLKAALGFLLSVLAALGAVVAVFQWGWLSGLMGVQQTGPIMSMMPIFMVGVVFGLAMDYEVFLVTRMREAYVHGESPRQAVVTGFTHGARVVSAAAVIMISVFAGFIGSSESMIKMMGFGLAIAVAFDAFVVRMTIVPAVLALLGKSAWWLPRWLDRALPNVDVEGEQLRKNLAERPSLVASSDEDEEDLEGMRV; encoded by the coding sequence ATGGCCACATTCCTCTACAAGCTGGGCCGGTTCTCCTTCCGGCAGCGGCGCTACGTAGTCCTGTTGTGGGTGGCGCTGCTCGCCCTCGCGGGCGTCGGCGCCGCGACCGCGCGATCCGCGCCGGCCGACAACTTCACCGTCCCGGGTACCGAGGCGCAGCAGGCGTTCGACCTGCTCCACGAGCGCTTCCCCGGCACCAATGCCGACGGCGCATCCGCGCGCATGGTCTTCCAGGCGCCCAACGGGCAGAAGATCACCGCTGGGCCGAACAAGGCGGCGGTCGAGAAGGTCGTCACCGATCTGAAGAACAGCCCGCAGAAGGCGACGGTCGCGGACCCGTTCACTGCGGACGCGGTCAGCAAGGACGGCACCACCGCGTACGCATCTGTCAGCTATGTCGCCAAGTCGACAGAGGTCACCGACGCGACCCACACCGCGATCGAGGACGCGGCGCAGCACGGCCGTGACGCAGGGTTGACCGTCGAGACGGGTGGCACCGCGCTCCAGGCGTCGCCCGAGACCGGTAACAGTGAGGTCATAGGCGTCGGCATAGCGGCGGTCGTGCTTTTGATCACGTTCAGTTCGCTGGTCGCTGCCGGCCTGCCACTCCTGACCGCGATCATGGGCGTCGGCGTCGGCATCGCGTCGATCACCGCCCTGGCGACGACCCTCGGCCTGTCGAGCACGTCGTCGACCCTTGCATCGATGATCGGACTGGCAGTCGGCATCGACTACGCGCTGTTCATCGTCTCGCGCCACCGCCATGAGCTCATGGAGGGCCGAGACGGCGAGGACGCGGCGGGGCGCGCGGTCGGTACGGCCGGGTCGGCCGTGGTGTTCGCCGGGCTCACCGTGCTGATCGCGCTGGCGGGCCTGGCGGTGGTCAACATCCCGATGCTTACCAAGATGGGCCTGGCGGCGGCCGCGACGGTCGCGCTTGCCGTGCTCATCGCGCTCACGCTCATCCCCGCGCTGCTCGGCTTCGCCGGCCCCAAGGTGCTCACCCGCAAGGTGCGCAAGGGGCGCGCCAAGCCGACGGACAAGCCGAACATGGGCACGCGCTGGGCGCGGCTGGTAGTGCGGCGCCGGGTGCCGTTCCTGGTTGCCGCGGTCGTGGCGCTGGGTCTTGCGGCCATCCCGATGAGCCGGATGGAACTCGGGCTGCCCGACGACGGTTCGCAGCCCGTCAGCACCACCCAGCGCAAGGCGTACGACATGCTGTCGGACGGCTTCGGACCGGGCTTCAACGGGCCGTTGACGGTGGTCGTCGACGCTGCGCACAGCAAGCAGCCGAAGTCGGCCGCCCAGGACGTCAAGCGGACCATCGCCGGCTTCGCGGACGTCAAGACGGTGACCGGGCCCGCGTTCAACCCGAAGGGTGACACGGCGACCCTCACCGTGGTGCCCGCGTCGAAGCCGAGCAGCACACAGACCGAGGACCTGGTGCACACCATCCGCGGCCATGCGGGTGACTTCACCGACTCCACGGGCGCCAAGGTGCTCGTCACCGGTACCACCGCGATGAACATCGACGTCTCGCAGCGGCTGAACGACGCCCTGCTGCCGTACCTGGCGCTGGTCGTGGGGCTGGCGTTCCTGCTGCTGATGGTTGTGTTCCGGTCGGTGCTGGTGCCGTTGAAGGCGGCGCTCGGCTTCCTGCTGTCGGTGCTCGCGGCGCTCGGCGCGGTGGTGGCGGTCTTCCAGTGGGGTTGGCTGTCCGGTCTGATGGGCGTTCAGCAGACTGGTCCGATCATGAGCATGATGCCGATCTTCATGGTCGGTGTGGTCTTCGGACTGGCCATGGACTACGAGGTGTTCCTGGTCACCCGGATGCGTGAGGCGTACGTACACGGCGAGTCGCCGCGTCAGGCGGTCGTGACCGGCTTCACCCATGGTGCGCGGGTGGTGTCCGCGGCCGCGGTCATCATGATCAGTGTGTTCGCCGGGTTCATCGGATCATCGGAATCGATGATCAAGATGATGGGCTTCGGACTTGCGATCGCGGTCGCGTTCGACGCGTTCGTCGTCAGGATGACGATCGTGCCGGCGGTGCTCGCGCTGCTGGGGAAGTCCGCGTGGTGGCTGCCGCGCTGGCTGGACCGCGCACTGCCCAACGTCGACGTCGAGGGAGAGCAGTTGCGCAAGAACCTCGCCGAGCGGCCGAGTCTCGTTGCGTCCTCGGACGAGGACGAGGAGGACCTGGAGGGCATGCGGGTCTGA
- a CDS encoding TetR/AcrR family transcriptional regulator codes for MSPETGTSTRRSRLTPERERELYEAVVDLLREVGYEALTMDAVAARTRSSKATLYRQWKGKPELVATALRQCKPISLADIDTGSLAGDLHELVRLHDETEVKRDQELMRGLSHAAFQNIDLFRALRELLIEPELVSFAELVQRAVDRGELAADNPARDFVPHMLFGGALTRPIIEGIDPDPEYSHRYIDAVVVPALGLS; via the coding sequence ATGTCGCCGGAAACCGGTACTTCTACGCGGCGCAGTCGCCTGACTCCCGAGCGCGAGCGGGAACTGTACGAGGCTGTGGTCGACCTGCTGCGCGAGGTCGGCTACGAGGCATTGACCATGGACGCTGTCGCCGCCCGTACCCGCTCCAGCAAGGCCACCCTCTACCGCCAGTGGAAGGGCAAGCCGGAACTGGTCGCCACGGCGCTTCGGCAGTGCAAGCCGATTTCCCTCGCGGACATCGACACCGGGTCCCTCGCGGGCGACCTCCACGAGCTCGTGCGGCTGCACGACGAGACCGAGGTCAAGCGCGACCAGGAGCTGATGCGCGGGCTGTCGCATGCCGCGTTCCAGAACATCGACCTGTTCCGCGCCCTGCGCGAGCTGCTCATCGAGCCGGAACTGGTCAGCTTCGCCGAACTGGTGCAGCGCGCGGTGGACCGCGGTGAGCTGGCTGCGGACAACCCGGCGCGGGACTTCGTGCCGCACATGCTGTTCGGGGGGGCGCTGACCCGCCCGATCATCGAAGGCATCGACCCCGATCCGGAATACAGCCACAGATACATCGACGCGGTGGTCGTCCCCGCGCTCGGCCTGTCCTGA
- a CDS encoding GTP cyclohydrolase II, with product MTVDAGAAVAAAKVRTRVRVPLRFSDGWGTTADVYTFTGLVDGKEHLALGIGDYRTGGVPLVRPHSECMTGDVFGSERCDCGPQLRESVERIAATGGYLLYLRQEGRGIGLYAKLDAYALQDDGLDTYEANLALGRGEDERDYTAAAQMLIALGVGSARLLTNNPDKARQLDALGVEVVERVPTAVHVSASNVSYLRAKVERTGHTIALPA from the coding sequence ATGACGGTTGACGCTGGTGCGGCTGTGGCCGCCGCCAAGGTCCGTACGAGGGTGCGTGTTCCGCTTCGGTTCTCCGACGGGTGGGGGACGACCGCCGATGTGTACACGTTCACCGGTCTGGTGGACGGAAAGGAGCATCTGGCGTTGGGCATCGGCGACTACCGCACCGGCGGCGTGCCGCTGGTGCGGCCGCACTCGGAGTGCATGACAGGTGACGTGTTCGGCTCCGAGCGGTGCGACTGCGGGCCGCAGTTGAGGGAGTCGGTGGAGCGGATCGCCGCCACCGGCGGCTACTTGCTCTACCTGCGGCAGGAGGGGCGCGGCATCGGGCTCTACGCGAAGCTCGACGCCTACGCCCTTCAGGACGACGGCCTCGACACCTATGAGGCGAACCTCGCCCTCGGCCGCGGGGAGGACGAGCGTGACTACACCGCCGCCGCGCAGATGCTCATCGCCCTGGGCGTCGGGAGCGCCCGGCTGCTGACCAACAACCCGGACAAGGCGCGGCAGCTCGACGCCCTGGGTGTCGAGGTCGTCGAGCGGGTGCCGACCGCCGTCCACGTCTCGGCGTCGAACGTCAGCTACTTGCGGGCGAAGGTCGAGCGCACCGGGCACACCATCGCACTGCCGGCGTGA